The sequence below is a genomic window from Deltaproteobacteria bacterium.
AAGGCGCAGGTCTTGATCAAAGCGGGAGACCACATTACAACCGATGATATCCTTCCTGGAGGATCGGAAGTCTTACCCTTTCGGTCCAATATCCCGGCCATTTCCCGATATACCTTCCACCGCCTGGATCCGGCTTTTTCAGAAAGGGCCTTGAAGGCCAGGGGTGGGGTGATTGTAGGGGGAGAAAACTACGGCCAGGGTTCATCCAGGGAACATGCGGCCTTGGCCCCCATGTACCTGGGTATTCAGGCCGTGCTGGCCAAATCCTTTGCCCGAATCCATTTAAGTAATTTGATCAATTACGGGATCATCCCCCTGGTTTTTGTGGAACCCGGGGACTATGATACCCTGGACCAGGATGACCGGCTTGAATTTCAAAGGGTAAAAAAGGCCATCCGGAAAGGGCTATCTATTGAAGTCATCAATCAAACCAAGAAGAAAAAAATACTCTTCCGGGCCATGGTGCCGGCAGACAAGATCGATATCCTCTTGTCCGGAGGACTGCTGCCTTATTTAAAACAAGCGCAAAGCTCTCTTACTTTTTAATCAAGTATCCAGCATCGTTTTTAAATCCACCGACGGCCTGGGTTTGATCC
It includes:
- a CDS encoding aconitate hydratase (Catalyzes the conversion of citrate to isocitrate), with the protein product KAQVLIKAGDHITTDDILPGGSEVLPFRSNIPAISRYTFHRLDPAFSERALKARGGVIVGGENYGQGSSREHAALAPMYLGIQAVLAKSFARIHLSNLINYGIIPLVFVEPGDYDTLDQDDRLEFQRVKKAIRKGLSIEVINQTKKKKILFRAMVPADKIDILLSGGLLPYLKQAQSSLTF